From Rattus rattus isolate New Zealand chromosome 17, Rrattus_CSIRO_v1, whole genome shotgun sequence, the proteins below share one genomic window:
- the Fbxl8 gene encoding F-box/LRR-repeat protein 8, whose product MVELIEKLPEEVLALIFRDLPLRDRAVAARVCRAWAAAATNSAVWYDTSVSCDCELENLLPPGLSACLDHIHNLRLEYEPSKKLSRRTATELLTALASRAPRLRGLRLECRGEKPLFDAGRDILGAVHTVCGAAHQLRHLDLRHLPYTVDDTLVLKVAGGCPELRSLFLDNHALVNSVQPASVLRLLEACPHLRALGLHLASMSRAALELLAAPHRAPFTLLALKCACPEDARASPLPDEAWATLTCYHPGLKVELELEPVLPDEAVSRILQPAVPVAVLRLNLSGDTVGPVRFAARHYAETLRALEVRASASTELHTALEELAARCAGLREIHCFCVVRPSVLDAFRAHCPRLRSYTLKLKREPHPWRPTLLR is encoded by the exons ATGGTGGAGCTGATTGAAAAGCTACCAGAGGAAGTTTTGGCGCTCATCTTCCGTGACCTGCCTCTCAGGGACCGTGCTGTAGCAGCCAGAGTTTGCAGGGCCTGGGCTGCCGCTGCCACGAACAGTGCTGTGTGGTATGATACAAGCGTCAG TTGTGACTGTGAGCTGGAAAACTTGTTGCCACCGGGTCTGTCCGCCTGCCTGGACCACATTCACAACCTGAGGCTGGAATATGAACCATCAAAGAAGCTCAGTCGCAGAACGGCCACCGAGCTGCTGACTGCCCTGGCCAGCCGAGCCCCGAGGCTTCGAGGCCTGCGCTTGGAATGTCGGGGAGAGAAGCCGCTTTTTGATGCGGGCCGCGACATCCTGGGCGCCGTGCACACAGTCTGCGGAGCCGCTCACCAACTGCGCCACCTCGACCTGCGCCACTTGCCCTACACAGTGGACGACACCTTGGTGCTTAAGGTTGCTGGTGGCTGTCCCGAGCTCCGCAGTCTTTTCCTGGACAACCATGCACTAGTGAACAGCGTGCAGCCCGCCTCTGTGCTTAGGCTATTGGAGGCTTGCCCTCACCTGCGCGCCCTTGGACTGCACCTTGCTAGTATGTCGCGTGCCGCGTTAGAATTGCTAGCCGCTCCGCATCGCGCCCCTTTTACACTTCTGGCACTGAAGTGCGCGTGCCCCGAAGATGCTCGTGCTTCCCCTCTGCCTGATGAAGCCTGGGCGACACTAACTTGCTATCATCCCGGGCTGAAggtggagctggagctggagcccGTGCTTCCAGATGAGGCCGTATCTCGCATCCTGCAACCAGCAGTACCAGTGGCTGTGCTGCGTCTCAACCTCTCCGGTGACACAGTAGGACCGGTGCGCTTCGCAGCGCGCCACTACGCCGAAACTTTGCGCGCCCTCGAGGTGCGCGCGTCCGCTTCCACCGAGCTGCACACCGCGCTGGAGGAGCTGGCGGCGCGCTGCGCGGGCTTGAGAGAGATACACTGCTTCTGCGTGGTGAGACCCTCTGTACTGGATGCCTTCCGCGCGCATTGTCCGCGCCTGCGCAGCTATACGCTCAAACTAAAGCGTGAACCGCATCCCTGGCGGCCGACACTGCTGCGGTGA
- the Hsf4 gene encoding heat shock factor protein 4 isoform X2: protein MQEAPAALPTEPGPSPVPAFLGKLWALVGDPGTDHLIRWSPSGTSFLVSDQSRFAKEVLPQYFKHSNMASFVRQLNMYGFRKVVSIEQGGLLRPERDHVEFQHPSFVRGREQLLERVRRKVPALRGDDTRWRPEDLGRLLGEVQALRGVQESTEARLQELRQQNEILWREVVTLRQSHSQQHRVIGKLIQCLFGPLQTGPSSTGAKRKLSLMLDEGSACSASAKFNACPVSGALLQDPYFIQSPSTCSPSQRPPWASALTGPEGLSSLTSQKTAHLLKDTGFLPPVVAGAPPPLPVAVVQAILEGKGSFSPEGPRSVQQPEPRGPREVPDRGTLGLDRGNRSPESLLPPVLLRPPPETVEPMDALGPSLHGRDWTLMDLDMELSLMQPLAPERAEAELTVKDLNSSGVGKDHTLGTPLMLDVQADLEGAALSVPGALTLYNATESNASYLDPGASPSSP, encoded by the exons ATGCAGGAAGCGCCAGCTGCGCTGCCCACGGAGCCAGGCCCCAGCCCGGTACCTGCCTTCCTCGGCAAGCTATGGGCGCTGGTAGGCGACCCAGGCACCGACCACCTCATCCGCTGGAGCCCG AGTGGCACCAGCTTCCTCGTAAGTGATCAGAGCCGCTTCGCCAAGGAAGTACTGCCCCAGTATTTCAAGCACAGCAATATGGCGAGCTTTGTTCGTCAACTCAACATGT ATGGTTTTCGGAAGGTGGTGAGCATCGAGCAAGGTGGCCTGCTAAGACCAGAGCGTGACCACGTTGAGTTTCAGCATCCGAGCTTCGTGCGAGGCCGTGAGCAGCTACTGGAGCGCGTGCGCCGCAAG GTACCTGCGCTGCGAGGTGATGACACTCGATGGCGTCCTGAAGACCTGGGCCGACTGCTGGGAGAGGTGCAAGCTTTGAGGGGAGTGCAGGAGAGCACGGAGGCACGGCTGCAGGAACTCAGGCA GCAGAACGAGATCTTGTGGCGAGAGGTGGTGACGCTGCGGCAGAGCCACAGTCAGCAGCACCGGGTCATCGGCAAG CTAATCCAGTGCCTGTTTGGGCCACTTCAGACAGGGCCCAGCAGTACAGGAGCCAAGAGAAAGCT GTCCCTAATGCTAGATGAGGGAAGTGCATGTTCAGCATCTGCCAAATTCAATGCCTGCCCTGTGTCTGGTGCTCTGCTCCAGGACCCCTACTTTATCCAGTCG CCTTCTACTTGCAGCCCCTCCCAGAGACCACCGTGGGCCTCAGCCCTCACAGGGCCAGAGGGCCTATCATCTCTGACATCCCAGAAGACTGCCCATCTCCTGAAGGACACAGGCTTTCTCCCTCCAGTGGTGGCAGGAG CACCCCCACCGCTGCCCGTGGCTGTGGTGCAGGCCAtcctggaagggaaagggagcTTCAGCCCTGAGGGGCCCAGGAGCGTACAACAGCCTGAACCAAGGGGCCCCAGGGAGGTACCTGACAG GGGAACTCTGGGCCTGGATCGAGGTAACCGGAGCCCAGAGAGTCTGCTGCCTCCAGTGCTGCTCCGGCCTCCCCCTGAAACTGTGGAGCCCATGGAT GCGCTGGGTCCCAGCCTGCATGGACGAGACTGGACTTTGATGGATCTGGACATGGAGTTGTCTCTG ATGCAGCCCTTGGCTCCAGAGAGGGCTGAAGCTGAGCTGACAGTCAAGGACTTGAATTCTTCAGGTGTAG GGAAAGACCACACGCTGGGAACCCCACTCATGCTAGATGTTCAGGCGGATTTGGAGGGTGCAGCACTATCGGTGCCTGGGGCTTTAACCCTGTACAATGCCACCGAGAGCAATGCTTCCTACTTGGATCCTGGAGCCAGTCCCTCCTCTCCCTGA
- the Hsf4 gene encoding heat shock factor protein 4 isoform X1 encodes MQEAPAALPTEPGPSPVPAFLGKLWALVGDPGTDHLIRWSPSGTSFLVSDQSRFAKEVLPQYFKHSNMASFVRQLNMYGFRKVVSIEQGGLLRPERDHVEFQHPSFVRGREQLLERVRRKVPALRGDDTRWRPEDLGRLLGEVQALRGVQESTEARLQELRQQNEILWREVVTLRQSHSQQHRVIGKLIQCLFGPLQTGPSSTGAKRKLSLMLDEGSACSASAKFNACPVSGALLQDPYFIQSPLPETTVGLSPHRARGPIISDIPEDCPSPEGHRLSPSSGGRRVKGLALLKEEPASPGGDGEAGLALAPNECDFCVTAPPPLPVAVVQAILEGKGSFSPEGPRSVQQPEPRGPREVPDRGTLGLDRGNRSPESLLPPVLLRPPPETVEPMDALGPSLHGRDWTLMDLDMELSLMQPLAPERAEAELTVKDLNSSGVGKDHTLGTPLMLDVQADLEGAALSVPGALTLYNATESNASYLDPGASPSSP; translated from the exons ATGCAGGAAGCGCCAGCTGCGCTGCCCACGGAGCCAGGCCCCAGCCCGGTACCTGCCTTCCTCGGCAAGCTATGGGCGCTGGTAGGCGACCCAGGCACCGACCACCTCATCCGCTGGAGCCCG AGTGGCACCAGCTTCCTCGTAAGTGATCAGAGCCGCTTCGCCAAGGAAGTACTGCCCCAGTATTTCAAGCACAGCAATATGGCGAGCTTTGTTCGTCAACTCAACATGT ATGGTTTTCGGAAGGTGGTGAGCATCGAGCAAGGTGGCCTGCTAAGACCAGAGCGTGACCACGTTGAGTTTCAGCATCCGAGCTTCGTGCGAGGCCGTGAGCAGCTACTGGAGCGCGTGCGCCGCAAG GTACCTGCGCTGCGAGGTGATGACACTCGATGGCGTCCTGAAGACCTGGGCCGACTGCTGGGAGAGGTGCAAGCTTTGAGGGGAGTGCAGGAGAGCACGGAGGCACGGCTGCAGGAACTCAGGCA GCAGAACGAGATCTTGTGGCGAGAGGTGGTGACGCTGCGGCAGAGCCACAGTCAGCAGCACCGGGTCATCGGCAAG CTAATCCAGTGCCTGTTTGGGCCACTTCAGACAGGGCCCAGCAGTACAGGAGCCAAGAGAAAGCT GTCCCTAATGCTAGATGAGGGAAGTGCATGTTCAGCATCTGCCAAATTCAATGCCTGCCCTGTGTCTGGTGCTCTGCTCCAGGACCCCTACTTTATCCAGTCG CCCCTCCCAGAGACCACCGTGGGCCTCAGCCCTCACAGGGCCAGAGGGCCTATCATCTCTGACATCCCAGAAGACTGCCCATCTCCTGAAGGACACAGGCTTTCTCCCTCCAGTGGTGGCAGGAG GGTGAAGGGCCTGGCACTGCTCAAAGAAGAGCCGGCCAGTCCAGGGGGGGATGGCGAGGCCGGGCTGGCCCTGGCCCCAAACGAGTGTGACTTCTGCGTGACAGCACCCCCACCGCTGCCCGTGGCTGTGGTGCAGGCCAtcctggaagggaaagggagcTTCAGCCCTGAGGGGCCCAGGAGCGTACAACAGCCTGAACCAAGGGGCCCCAGGGAGGTACCTGACAG GGGAACTCTGGGCCTGGATCGAGGTAACCGGAGCCCAGAGAGTCTGCTGCCTCCAGTGCTGCTCCGGCCTCCCCCTGAAACTGTGGAGCCCATGGAT GCGCTGGGTCCCAGCCTGCATGGACGAGACTGGACTTTGATGGATCTGGACATGGAGTTGTCTCTG ATGCAGCCCTTGGCTCCAGAGAGGGCTGAAGCTGAGCTGACAGTCAAGGACTTGAATTCTTCAGGTGTAG GGAAAGACCACACGCTGGGAACCCCACTCATGCTAGATGTTCAGGCGGATTTGGAGGGTGCAGCACTATCGGTGCCTGGGGCTTTAACCCTGTACAATGCCACCGAGAGCAATGCTTCCTACTTGGATCCTGGAGCCAGTCCCTCCTCTCCCTGA
- the Hsf4 gene encoding heat shock factor protein 4 isoform X3, whose product MGAGRRPRHRPPHPLEPDGFRKVVSIEQGGLLRPERDHVEFQHPSFVRGREQLLERVRRKVPALRGDDTRWRPEDLGRLLGEVQALRGVQESTEARLQELRQQNEILWREVVTLRQSHSQQHRVIGKLIQCLFGPLQTGPSSTGAKRKLSLMLDEGSACSASAKFNACPVSGALLQDPYFIQSPLPETTVGLSPHRARGPIISDIPEDCPSPEGHRLSPSSGGRRVKGLALLKEEPASPGGDGEAGLALAPNECDFCVTAPPPLPVAVVQAILEGKGSFSPEGPRSVQQPEPRGPREVPDRGTLGLDRGNRSPESLLPPVLLRPPPETVEPMDALGPSLHGRDWTLMDLDMELSLMQPLAPERAEAELTVKDLNSSGVGKDHTLGTPLMLDVQADLEGAALSVPGALTLYNATESNASYLDPGASPSSP is encoded by the exons ATGGGCGCTGGTAGGCGACCCAGGCACCGACCACCTCATCCGCTGGAGCCCG ATGGTTTTCGGAAGGTGGTGAGCATCGAGCAAGGTGGCCTGCTAAGACCAGAGCGTGACCACGTTGAGTTTCAGCATCCGAGCTTCGTGCGAGGCCGTGAGCAGCTACTGGAGCGCGTGCGCCGCAAG GTACCTGCGCTGCGAGGTGATGACACTCGATGGCGTCCTGAAGACCTGGGCCGACTGCTGGGAGAGGTGCAAGCTTTGAGGGGAGTGCAGGAGAGCACGGAGGCACGGCTGCAGGAACTCAGGCA GCAGAACGAGATCTTGTGGCGAGAGGTGGTGACGCTGCGGCAGAGCCACAGTCAGCAGCACCGGGTCATCGGCAAG CTAATCCAGTGCCTGTTTGGGCCACTTCAGACAGGGCCCAGCAGTACAGGAGCCAAGAGAAAGCT GTCCCTAATGCTAGATGAGGGAAGTGCATGTTCAGCATCTGCCAAATTCAATGCCTGCCCTGTGTCTGGTGCTCTGCTCCAGGACCCCTACTTTATCCAGTCG CCCCTCCCAGAGACCACCGTGGGCCTCAGCCCTCACAGGGCCAGAGGGCCTATCATCTCTGACATCCCAGAAGACTGCCCATCTCCTGAAGGACACAGGCTTTCTCCCTCCAGTGGTGGCAGGAG GGTGAAGGGCCTGGCACTGCTCAAAGAAGAGCCGGCCAGTCCAGGGGGGGATGGCGAGGCCGGGCTGGCCCTGGCCCCAAACGAGTGTGACTTCTGCGTGACAGCACCCCCACCGCTGCCCGTGGCTGTGGTGCAGGCCAtcctggaagggaaagggagcTTCAGCCCTGAGGGGCCCAGGAGCGTACAACAGCCTGAACCAAGGGGCCCCAGGGAGGTACCTGACAG GGGAACTCTGGGCCTGGATCGAGGTAACCGGAGCCCAGAGAGTCTGCTGCCTCCAGTGCTGCTCCGGCCTCCCCCTGAAACTGTGGAGCCCATGGAT GCGCTGGGTCCCAGCCTGCATGGACGAGACTGGACTTTGATGGATCTGGACATGGAGTTGTCTCTG ATGCAGCCCTTGGCTCCAGAGAGGGCTGAAGCTGAGCTGACAGTCAAGGACTTGAATTCTTCAGGTGTAG GGAAAGACCACACGCTGGGAACCCCACTCATGCTAGATGTTCAGGCGGATTTGGAGGGTGCAGCACTATCGGTGCCTGGGGCTTTAACCCTGTACAATGCCACCGAGAGCAATGCTTCCTACTTGGATCCTGGAGCCAGTCCCTCCTCTCCCTGA
- the Nol3 gene encoding nucleolar protein 3: MGNMQERPSETIDRERKRLVETLQADSGLLLDALVARGVLTGPEYEALDALPDAERRVRRLLLLVQSKGEAACQELLRCAQQTVRTPDPAWDWQHVGPGYRDRSYDPPCPGHWTPEAPSSGTTCPGLPRASEEEEIGGPEDSEAVQPRTPEEPELEAEATKGDEPDLEQEMEPEPEPEVEPEPEPEPEPEPEPEPEPEPEPEPEPEPEPEPEPEPDFQEGDESEGCENT; the protein is encoded by the exons ATGGGTAACATGCAGGAGCGCCCATCGGAGACCATTGACCGGGAACGGAAACGACTGGTAGAAACATTGCAGGCTGACTCTGGGTTGCTGCTGGACGCGCTGGTGGCCCGGGGCGTCCTCACTGGGCCCGAGTATGAAGCCTTGGATGCGCTGCCTGATGCAGAGCGCAGGGTGCGCCGCCTACTGCTGTTGGTGCAGAGCAAGGGCGAGGCAGCCTGCCAGGAACTACTGCGCTGTGCCCAGCAAACTGTGCGCACGCCAGACCCGGCCTGGGATTGGCAGCACGTTGGGCCTG gctACCGGGACCGCAGTTATGACCCTCCATGCCCAGGCCACTGGACGCCAGAGGCACCCAGTTCAGGGACCACATGTCCTGGGCTGCCCAGAGCTTCAGAGGAAGAGGAGATCGGAGGTCCTGAGGACTCTGAGGCAGTGCAGCCTCGAACACCAGAGGAGCCAGAACTAGAAGCTGAAGCTACTAAAGGGGATGAGCCAGACCTGGAACAAGAAATGGAACCAGAACCAGAGCCAGAGGTAGAaccggagccggagccggagccggagccggagccggagccggagccggagccggagccggagccggagccggagccggagccggagccggagccggagccggagcctgACTTCCAAGAAGGGGATGAGTCTGAAGGTTGTGAGAACACCTAA
- the Kiaa0895l gene encoding uncharacterized protein KIAA0895-like homolog yields MVLDSGTQVYEQAPPSPPASSPSQHHKLKPSNRNGPPLYPWPQSLAMPLALAVPSALQHQTMWQTFSKLHLEQRSHMKRSESTYSVNSTGRRGRGKAPLGRGCDPGGGTLRPAASLPHIAKIRKDVVSGRNKSPCMLVALRPTNMDQEREKFFQSHYAYNPQFEYQEPMPMSVLEKYQEASGQFMHQAVGIIKAVLEKFGTYENFEAATGGQLLTKCQIWSIVRRYMQKEGCVGEVVVQLSEDLLSQAVMMVENSRPTLAINLTGARQYWLEGMLRHEIGTHYLRGVNNSRQPWHSTEGRLQYGLRPANPTEEGLASLHSVLFRKQPFLWRAALLYYTIHQAAHMSFRQLFQDLEQYVQDEDVRWEYCVRAKRGQTDTSLPGCFSKDQVYLDGILRILRHRQTIDFQLLTSLGKVSYEDVEQLRPHGVLDKTRVPHFMKDLDRYRQQLEHIMTTNRLDEAELGRLLPD; encoded by the exons ATGGTACTGGACTCGGGGACCCAGGTGTATGAGCAGGCACCCCCCAGCCCACCTGCCAGTTCCCCATCTCAGCACCATAAGCTGAAGCCCTCAAACCGAAATGGGCCACCCCTGTATCCCTGGCCTCAGTCCCTGGCTATGCCCTTGGCTTTGGCAGTTCCCTCAGCGCTGCAGCACCAGACTATGTGGCAGACCTTCTCAAAGCTGCACTTGGAACAGCGTAGCCACATGAAGCGCAGCGAGAGCACCTACAGTGTAAATAGTACTGGCCGGCGGGGACGTGGCAAGGCCCCACTTGGACGGGGATGTGATCCAGGTGGAGGGACCCTACGGCCTGCAGCCTCCTTACCTCACATTGCTAAGATTCGAAAGGATGTAGTCAGTGGTAGGAACAAGAGCCCCTGTATGTTGGTGGCCCTGCGGCCAACTAACATGGACCAGGAACGGGAAAAGTTCTTCCAGTCTCATTATGCCTACAATCCACAGTTCGAGTATCAGGAACCAATGCCAATGAGTGTGCTGGAGAAGTACCAGGAGGCCTCTGGGCAGTTCATGCATCAG GCAGTTGGCATCATTAAGGCTGTCCTGGAGAAGTTTGGCACTTATGAGAACTTTGAGGCTGCCACAGGGGGTCAGCTGCTGACCAAGTGCCAAATTTGGTCCATTGTGCGCAGATACATGCAGAAGGAGGGCTGTGTTGGGGAG GTTGTTGTGCAACTGAGTGAAGATCTGCTGTCCCAGGCAGTGATGATGGTGGAGAACAGCCGACCCACATTGGCCATCAACTTGACCGGAGCCCGCCAGTATTGGTTGGAGGGCATGCTTCGGCACGAGATAG GCACCCACTACCTGCGTGGTGTGAACAATTCGCGACAACCATGGCACAGTACTGAAGGCAGACTGCAATACGGCCTTCGGCCAGCCAATCCCACGGAGGAGGGCCTGGCCAGCCTGCATAGTGTGCTGTTTCGAAAGCAACCGTTCCTGTGGCGTGCCGCCCTGCTCTACTATACCATCCACCAGGCGGCGCACATGTCCTTCCGCCAGCTCTTCCAGGATCTGGAGCAATACGTGCAAGATGAGGATGTACGCTGGGAGTACTGCGTCCGTGCCAAGCGAGGACAGACGGATACCTCACTGCCAG GCTGCTTCAGCAAGGACCAGGTGTACCTGGATGGCATTTTGCGCATCCTGCGGCACCGTCAGACCATCGATTTCCAGCTGCTGACCTCGCTGGGCAAG GTCTCCTACGAAGATGTGGAACAACTGCGACCCCATGGGGTACTAGATAAAACCAGAGTGCCCCACTTCATGAAGGACTTGGATCGTTACCGGCAGCAGCTGGAACACATCATGACTACCAACCGGCTAGATGAAGCGGAGCTGGGCCGCCTGCTGCCCGACTGA